The region CGCAACGCTTTGGCTGTTCCCATACTGCCATACACAAAGCATTAAAGCGATACAACATCAGCTACAAAAAAAGACCAACCGCCACCCGAAAGCCAACAGAGGGCTCAGAAAAAACTTCCTGAAGTTACTGCACCGCTACATCCGCCGTAACCGTCCGGTTGTTTATTTAGACGAGAGCGGATTCAGAACATCCTGTTACCGGCCTTACGCTTATGCGCCAAAAAGCCGGCGCTGTTATGCGCTCCATGATTGGCAGGGACATCATCAGACCAATGCTATTGGGGCGTTATTTCACGGCAAACTGTTTGCCGTCGGGTTGTTTGATTGCAGTATTGACCGCCGAATATTTGACGCTTGGGTGGAGCGGATTTTGATTCCGGAGCTACCGCAAAACAGTGTGGTGGTGATGGATAATGCGACGTTTCATAAGGGGAATGCTTTAGCACTTCTGAAGGAGAAAGGCCATACTGTGTTATGGCTTCCGCCCTATAGCCCTGATCTGAATCAGATAG is a window of Neisseria yangbaofengii DNA encoding:
- a CDS encoding IS630 family transposase, which produces MQHQLQKKTNRHPKANRGLRKNFLKLLHRYIRRNRPVVYLDESGFRTSCYRPYAYAPKSRRCYALHDWQGHHQTNAIGALFHGKLFAVGLFDCSIDRRIFDAWVERILIPELPQNSVVVMDNATFHKGNALALLKEKGHTVLWLPPYSPDLNQIEKKWAWIKGVRNRLRIMDVDCLFQMCIDK